Within Lusitaniella coriacea LEGE 07157, the genomic segment GATCGTAAGGACTAAGCTGGAGTCCGCGTTCCGTTTCCCCGAAATGATTTTCTAAGTTCTTCAAATCGGAGTTGAAATTCCTCGATATACATCGTTCCTATTTTCCCGAAGCTCGTCGATCGCGCAAACAATGCAAGACATCCTTTACCTTAACTGAAATTGTCTCCCCGCCAACTTCATAAAAAACTCAGTTGCACGTAAGGATGCGTCTCTAAATCCCCTACGAGATGACCAAACCCTTCTTCATCCGGATAGCGATCGAAACTGCCATCCCAAGCTAACCAGCGTTGAAAGACTTGAAAGCGTCCGTCGTCGGGACGTTCGATTTGGTAGACGCGAATGCGCTTTTTCCCCTGGCTTTCGATGCGCGTGTATTTTAAGCTGTAGCCGATGGGTTCGAGGAAGCGGCGAACGAGGGTGACGGGACTGGAGTTTTTCGCTAACCCGATGCGTGCAATAGATTTAATTGTCGAGCGGTTACTGAGGGCAATTTCCGCCATTTTGGTTAAATCGGGGTCGGTATTGCGCAATTCTCGCCCTTCATCTTGGAGTAAGACGGGAATGCCCAATCGTTCCATCGTACCGACGATCGCGCCCAGTTGAGATCGGTTGAAATCTGGGAGAAAAATGCTGCCTTCTCCTTGTTCGATCAGTTGTCTGGCGACGGTTGCATCTCGTTCGGCGAGGTGTCCCCGCCCGACGGTGAGAAAGTAGTGGAGGCGCAATTTGTGATACCATCCTTCGTCGTCTTTGATGACGAGTTCTGGGGTGACGGGAATGCCGTAGCGCAATCTGAGGTCGTGTTTGCGTTGGGATCGCCGTTCTCTGATGGTTTTGACCATGCGCTTTTTGAGGGCTTGGTATTCATTTTCTCCTAAATCCGGGGCGTTCGCGATCGCGTGGCATTCCTGTTGATAGTTTTGTTCTCTGACCTCGTTGATGGCTTCCGTGAGGTTACAGGGGGCGTTTTGGGGTTTTTCTTTTTTCCCCTTTTCCAGGGAAATATCTCGCACCTGATGCCCTTCTGCGCGCAATGCACCGAGGACGGATTCGCGATATTGCAACATTGAAGCATTCAACCGCACGGCAAACCGCGCCCAACAGAGTAAAGATTCTGCCTGAAACCCCGTATCGAGGTCGTCGAGGGCGGCAAAATCGGACTGTTGCAGGAGGCGAATGTTAAGCTGGGTGAGTTTTTGACCGGAATTGAGCAATCCGGGAATTGAGGTGGAACCGTTGCCAATTTTATTAAACCCGTATGCGGCAACCCAAAGATGGCGGGGAATATTCGCTCGAATGCGTCCGATGGCTTGGCGCACGGAGTTTTCCCCTTGAATGCCTTGCGCGATCGCCCAAACGGAGGTGAAATGATCTTTGAGGTCGATGCTCACTCCGGTTTCGATGGAAGGACTGGCGAGAACGATATCGTAGTTGGGAAGGACGCGATCGAGTTGTCCAATGCAACCATGGGCTTCGCGATCGCGTTCGGCTAAAGATTCGGAGTCGATGCGTAAAATTCTCGCCTGGGGAAATTGCTGTTTTAAGTAGGCTTCGAGCGATCGCGTTCCCCATTGACTAGTGAGTTTTTGGGCGGAAAGGCAGACAAAGGGTTTCCCCCCGTCGCGAATGTGTTGTTCGAGGTCTTTAACGAGGCGTTTGGGCGTACTTTCGGGATAGTTATAAACGTCCCACGCTTCAGTTTTATTGGGTTTCCAGTCATTTTGAATAATGAAGGGCGCGCGATCAATCCCCGCCAAAGTTTGCAAATAATCAAGAGAAACATCGCTCAAATCCGCATCGGCGAGATAAACTTGACCGTTTCCCCCCAACACGTTTTGCATCAAGATTTTCAGGGATTTGAGAATCGCAACCCGGCGATCGCGGCAAGTGTTAGAGTTGAGTCCGTGCCAAAGTACCTGTTCCACTTCGTCGATAATCACCACTCCATCCGACCATTGATTGGCGTTAAATTGAGCCTTGGAGTTGGGGTGCAGGGAGTCAATACACAACCCATAACCGAGGGTTGCACCGCCTTCGGATTGTTTGACTTCGGTGATATAGTTCAGCCCGAAACGCTGACACAGGGATTGGACTAATTGGACGCGATGACCGATAACCAATACCCATTGTCCTCGCACGAAGGCTTGCTGCACAATGCTTTCGAGGAGTTGGGTTTTTCCGGTTCCTTTGGGAGATTTGATGCCGATCAGTTTTGCGGTTTGAGG encodes:
- a CDS encoding plasmid replication protein, CyRepA1 family, translating into MNFLQEWNASCVDDRLTRLNVTPLEGNRPYEYLLYSDAIPRRNDGRVRDPILKRYQHVEQGGWWCSGINLLTGEEDIWGCFKPEQPRLSRDRAKPIKYEHPPKAPTGVFALRVPQPLWEKIAQRYNQTILPEDITPHRPDRGFWKWLSDRPQIPLCITEGAKKAGALLTAGYAAIALPGVNGGYRVPRNEWGDRVGKSHLIPQLQVLARPERPIYIVFDQDTKPNTIKAVSAAIRHTGYLLQKEGCPVSVVTWNSQWAKGVDDLIALRGQEVFDRAYKEALPLETWKAKALNQLTYAPNIQLNCRYLPGLGNREQRIVSDRHGEEEQVGWAMPTIQRLSASSSRIGVSEVAANNNPNAIAIPQTAKLIGIKSPKGTGKTQLLESIVQQAFVRGQWVLVIGHRVQLVQSLCQRFGLNYITEVKQSEGGATLGYGLCIDSLHPNSKAQFNANQWSDGVVIIDEVEQVLWHGLNSNTCRDRRVAILKSLKILMQNVLGGNGQVYLADADLSDVSLDYLQTLAGIDRAPFIIQNDWKPNKTEAWDVYNYPESTPKRLVKDLEQHIRDGGKPFVCLSAQKLTSQWGTRSLEAYLKQQFPQARILRIDSESLAERDREAHGCIGQLDRVLPNYDIVLASPSIETGVSIDLKDHFTSVWAIAQGIQGENSVRQAIGRIRANIPRHLWVAAYGFNKIGNGSTSIPGLLNSGQKLTQLNIRLLQQSDFAALDDLDTGFQAESLLCWARFAVRLNASMLQYRESVLGALRAEGHQVRDISLEKGKKEKPQNAPCNLTEAINEVREQNYQQECHAIANAPDLGENEYQALKKRMVKTIRERRSQRKHDLRLRYGIPVTPELVIKDDEGWYHKLRLHYFLTVGRGHLAERDATVARQLIEQGEGSIFLPDFNRSQLGAIVGTMERLGIPVLLQDEGRELRNTDPDLTKMAEIALSNRSTIKSIARIGLAKNSSPVTLVRRFLEPIGYSLKYTRIESQGKKRIRVYQIERPDDGRFQVFQRWLAWDGSFDRYPDEEGFGHLVGDLETHPYVQLSFL